In the genome of Heterodontus francisci isolate sHetFra1 chromosome 15, sHetFra1.hap1, whole genome shotgun sequence, one region contains:
- the si:dkey-171c9.3 gene encoding A-kinase anchor protein 11, translating into MSDPTNWLHSTKKLCQVVIEKCEQRIAMPFKEEVTTTYPELHELMESIQLHHLKEDDIILIKGLQQHSETTTDGLQNSTEGVMCLSPSPSYNSSSVFHSLRKYALGFQHAIDAIIGNFPDTNSQSTDGTQHIPTNDISLPDANTSQRIKVPFPDVDTYLHHTSSSGVDISSLPSTDLPISEQSCQQNLVAQRLSSPVQLAEGIELPNVTTGIVVGTPSNAPFPSGSQFLEVLSYYAECMSNEILSTVIEDGAPQGIKTTMKQPEAWTSSEGHFASETVSHNVIPHSHLNQIFTGIDESINSSQDDLRTSRAIGAERNLEGSKDGREDAPHYDIDHLASSEASSIIQRSFQEVGIQMEETSADHISQLIIANSSGEAVSTVFPVVEKYALRLTQEVISDSTREASLGRKVTRNKLQQFEEETKNSQLAYVGSHKNKSSDLSEMSAMVLSQSDILTHELNHLTRTTVSSSCAGVRPLIDREQVENLTKESQQYLDGYSPDRERHLSASDKERSDYHDYEKLMFDKLGLTKKSSLDYPDAPPPTPLRPQLGSSQRSFTRKLKGGLAKEFLPSPPPPTPKETINFCLSEEDRDTEEKAEFMRKLMRSLSQEFNGKDTTGISEVPEEERLQNLELESLASKSEPTENSCTDEEKVQDYFSHLMSGIVFSSAQVICSIMGESIDPKAPKGQLYDSVTFSNGYQSNTQASEELNALSSDAVMLETERIPNEHNEDKHRASFPVRLEGLFWDYADKLAQKIIIAVTNFLNQIELLDHEEHNRDRKGEISSAENANKDCRHSHYIKQLNSISEEWVKEIVQSALQVFKTQYQLQQASDTNTVSLPQANSEFVHASEQLQNTDAAARSTDAQPFFIGANTEQHLSKNSLETMKFEASSQAEVLCSDSVFVERQNPVTQGSGCGIGISNIASPHEGTNDVNDSNLSCCYNPYPCKQPQIDVKIEEVTGKNLSCFVQAKTKMSLFEQKQERLCQHEDENAFLALNFEPIIDEEKSSTLELSEVMLKDPDHKPANKTYAENLAETILKSSLADACRNCSAGPVLKEVPTCSPKTDALYRKPLSVSDSSREQSPECQQKVQTEESFKDRGDGNPIILNTKSQRLNVVEYTGVTSSKQAQEDLNQSTVTLQWQAEEQEGCKEVQYSTSLAPREIELSLVNFNSKSVAIDAQVQAMLQWAAASQLNISKIHIRNSSEHFIGFPALLAQAEDEEWTVGGLLHAVLNFYERNQTADSPMLFDCLLEHPDSLHNIPHRISS; encoded by the exons AATTCAACAGAAGGAGTAATGTGCCTGTCACCCTCTCCCAGTTACAACAGTAGTTCCGTATTTCACAGCCTCAGAAAATATGCACTGGGATTCCAGCATGCAATCGATGCAATTATTGGAAATTTTCCTGATACCAACAGTCAGAGTACAGACGGAACACAGCACATTCCCACTAATGATATTTCTCTTCCCGATGCCAATACTTCTCAAAGAATAAAAGTGCCTTTTCCTGATGTTGATACTTACCTTCATCATACTTCCTCTTCTGGTGTTGATATTTCATCTCTTCCAAGTACTGATCTTCCAATATCAGAGCAGTCATGTCAGCAGAATTTAGTTGCTCAAAGGCTTTCTAGTCCTGTGCAACTTGCAGAGGGCATTGAGTTGCCAAATGTAACAACAGGTATAGTTGTGGGAACTCCTTCCAATGCTCCATTCCCCAGTGGATCTCAATTCTTGGAAGTACTTTCCTATTATGCAGAGTGTATGTCGAATGAGATACTTAGTACAGTGATTGAGGATGGTGCTCCTCAGGGGATCAAAACCACAATGAAACAGCCAGAAGCCTGGACATCCAGTGAAGGCCATTTTGCATCGGAGACGGTTTCTCATAATGTCATCCCACACTCCCATTTAAATCAAATTTTTACAGGTATTGATGAGTCCATCAATTCATCACAAGATGATTTAAGGACAAGCAGAGCAATAGGAGCTGAGAGAAACCTTGAAGGATCTAAAGATGGGAGGGAAGATGCTCCTCACTATGACATAGATCACCTGGCAAGCAGTGAGGCTTCCAGTATTATTCAGAGGTCTTTTCAGGAGGTTGGGATTCAAATGGAAGAGACCTCTGCTGACCACATTTCACAGTTGATAATTGCCAACTCATCAGGAGAAGCAGTAAGTACAGTGTTTCCCGTTGTGGAGAAATATGCACTGAGATTGACCCAGGAAGTAATTTCTGACAGCACCAGGGAAGCAAGCTTAGGAAGGAAGGTAACAAGAAACAAACTGCAGCAATTTGAAGAAGAAACTAAGAACTCACAACTTGCTTATGTGGGATCACATAAAAATAAATCTTCAGACCTTTCAGAGATGTCAGCAATGGTGTTGTCACAATCTGACATCCTTACACATGAACTTAATCATCTTACAAGAACAACAGTAAGTTCATCATGTGCTGGAGTTAGACCATTGATTGATCGTGAACAAGTTGAAAATTTAACCAAAGAATCGCAACAGTATTTGGATGGTTATTCCCCAGACAGGGAAAGGCATTTATCAGCATCTGACAAAGAAAGATCAGATTATCATGACTATGAGAAACTCATGTTTGATAAACTTGGGCTCACCAAGAAAAGTTCGTTGGACTATCCTGATGCACCTCCACCTACACCGCTGAGGCCACAGTTAGGTAGCAGTCAGAGGAGTTTTACTAGAAAGCTCAAGGGAGGTTTAGCAAAAGAATTCCTTCCTTcaccccctccaccaaccccaaaGGAAACCATAAATTTTTGCTTGTCTGAGGAAGATCGAGACACTGAGGAAAAGGCTGAATTTATGAGAAAACTAATGCGATCCTTGTCTCAAGAATTTAATGGCAAAGACACTACAGGGATTTCCGAGGTGCCTGAAGAGGAGAGGTTGCAAAACTTGGAGCTGGAGTCTTTGGCTTCAAAAAGTGAACCAACAGAGAATTCATGCACAGATGAGGAAAAGGTGCAAGACTATTTTAGTCACTTGATGTCAGGTATAGTCTTTTCATCTGCACAAGTAATTTGCAGCATCATGGGAGAAAGCATTGATCCTAAAGCACCTAAGGGCCAGCTATATGATAGCGTTACATTTAGCAATGGATACCAGTCGAACACCCAGGCTTCAGAAGAACTGAACGCACTTTCTTCTGatgcagttatgctggaaacagaaaGGATTCCAAATGAACACAATGAGGATAAACACAGAGCCAGTTTTCCAGTAAGACTGGAGGGTCTGTTCTGGGACTATGCTGACAAATTAGCACAGAAAATTATCATTGCAGTCACCAACTTTCTGAACCAAATTGAATTACTTGACCATGAAGAACATAACAGGGACAGAAAAGGTGAAATATCTTCTGCTGAGAATGCAAACAAAGATTGTAGGCATTCACATTACATTAAGCAGTTAAATTCCATATCAGAAGAGTGGGTAAAAGAGATAGTACAGTCTGCACTCCAAGTATTTAAAACTCAGTATCAGTTGCAGCAGGCCAGCGATACCAACACTGTGAGCTTACCTCAGGCTAACAGTGAGTTTGTGCATGCATCAGAACAGTTGCAGAATACAGATGCTGCAGCCAGAAGCACCGATGCACAGCCCTTTTTCATTGGGGCCAACACAGAGCAGCACCTTAGTAAAAACTCACTGGAAACAATGAAATTTGAGGCAAGCAGCCAAGCTGAGGTTCTATGCAGTGATTCTGTTTTTGTTGAAAGGCAAAATCCAGTCACTCAAGGCTCAGGATGCGGAATTGGCATCAGTAACATTGCAAGCCCCCACGAGGGAACAAATGATGTCAATGACAGCAATTTAAGCTGCTGCTACAATCCATACCCATGTAAGCAGCCACAGATAGATGTGAAGATTGAAGAAGTCACTGGAAAGAACCTAAGTTGCTTTGTCCAAGCAAAAACAAAAATGAGCTTGTTTGAACAAAAGCAGGAAAGATTATGTCAGCATGAAGATGAGAATGCATTTCTAGCCCTTAATTTCGAGCCCATTATTGATGAAGAAAAGTCTTCTACCTTGGAATTATCTGAAGTGATGTTGAAGGATCCAGACCACAAACCGGCAAATAAAACATATGCTGAAAACCTAGCAGAAACTATACTGAAATCCTCCTTGGCTGATGCTTGTAGGAACTGTAGTGCTGGACCAGTTTTAAAGGAAGTACCAACATGTTCTCCAAAAACTGATGCATTGTATAGAAAACCTCTTTCAGTTTCCGACAGCTCACGAGAACAGAGTCCAGAGTGCCAACAGAAGGTACAGACAGAAGAATCATTCAAGGACAGAGGAGATGGCAATCCCATAATTCTGAACACTAAATCACAAAGACTAAATGTAGTTGAATATACAGGTGTAACATCATCAAAACAAGCACAAGAGGATCTGAATCAGTCCACTGTAACATTACAGTGGCAGGCTGAAGAACAGGAAGGCTGCAAGGAAGTACAGTACTCCACTTCTCTGGCTCCAAGGGAAATTGAACTTTCGTTGGTGAACTTTAACTCTAAGTCTGTTGCTATTGACGCACAGGTGCAAGCAATGCTGCAGTGGGCAGCAGCATCTCAGCTTAACATCTCCAAGATTCATATAAGGAATTCGAGTGAGCACTTCATAGGG ttCCCGGCTCTCTTGGCACAAGCTGAAGATGAGGAATGGACAGTGGGAGGTCTTCTTCATGCAGTGCTGAACTTCTATGAAAGAAACCAGACAGCAGACAGCCCAATGCTCTTTGACTGTCTCCTTGAACACCCGGATAGCCTTCACAATATTCCGCACAGGATCTCCAGCTAA